A window of the Rhizobium viscosum genome harbors these coding sequences:
- the araG gene encoding L-arabinose ABC transporter ATP-binding protein AraG: MAFLEFNCISRGYPGVQALSNVSFGVEKGAVHGLMGENGAGKSTLIRVLSGDQSADEGSILIDGVEQKYSSVRDAFHAGVIVIHQELQLVPELTVAENLWLGRFPGKAGVINGKTLVETVRAKLDEIGIDVDPSVKVSALSIGARQMVEIAKAVMLDARVIALDEPTSSLSSRESEILFSLIGKLKAKGTVILYVSHRLDEIFRLCDSLTVLRDGKLAAHHPKVVETTREQIIAEMVGREINNIWGWRERPLGEVRLEVKALSGSKLRTPISFSVRKGEILGFFGLIGAGRSEMARLLYGADHRHQGNVAIDGVVVPPSNPKAAINAGMVLCPEDRKFDGIIQGRSIEENIAISSRRHFSPFGVLNPKKEASVAEQFIAKLRVRTPSRKQDIINLSGGNQQKVILGRWLSEQGVKVLVIDEPTRGIDVGAKSEIYEILYELAAGGMAIVVISSELPEVMGISDRIMVMCQGRVAANVARADFDERSILTAALPDKNAAGTI, encoded by the coding sequence ATGGCTTTCCTCGAATTCAATTGCATTTCCAGGGGCTATCCGGGCGTCCAGGCGCTGTCCAACGTCTCCTTCGGCGTCGAGAAGGGCGCCGTGCACGGGTTGATGGGCGAAAACGGCGCCGGCAAGTCCACCCTCATCCGCGTCCTCTCGGGCGACCAGTCGGCCGATGAAGGCAGCATTCTCATCGATGGCGTCGAGCAGAAATACAGCTCCGTCCGCGATGCCTTTCATGCCGGCGTCATCGTCATCCATCAGGAACTGCAACTCGTTCCGGAACTGACGGTTGCCGAAAATCTCTGGCTCGGACGCTTTCCCGGCAAGGCCGGCGTCATCAACGGCAAGACGCTGGTCGAGACCGTTCGCGCCAAGCTCGATGAGATCGGGATCGACGTCGATCCCTCGGTAAAAGTGTCCGCGCTCTCGATCGGCGCCCGCCAGATGGTGGAGATCGCCAAGGCCGTCATGCTTGACGCCCGCGTCATCGCGCTCGACGAGCCGACCTCGTCGCTCTCGTCGCGCGAAAGCGAAATCCTGTTTTCCCTCATCGGCAAGCTGAAGGCCAAGGGCACCGTTATCCTCTATGTCTCCCATCGCCTCGACGAGATCTTCCGGCTCTGCGACAGCTTGACCGTCCTGCGCGACGGCAAGCTTGCCGCCCATCACCCAAAAGTCGTCGAGACGACACGCGAGCAGATCATCGCCGAAATGGTCGGGCGCGAGATCAACAATATCTGGGGCTGGCGCGAACGCCCCCTCGGTGAGGTGCGGCTCGAGGTCAAGGCCCTCTCCGGCTCGAAACTGCGCACCCCGATCAGCTTTTCCGTCCGCAAGGGTGAAATCCTCGGCTTCTTCGGCCTGATCGGGGCCGGGCGAAGCGAGATGGCCCGCCTGCTCTATGGCGCCGACCACCGCCATCAGGGCAATGTTGCAATCGATGGCGTTGTCGTTCCTCCCAGCAATCCGAAGGCTGCGATCAATGCCGGTATGGTTCTCTGCCCGGAGGACCGCAAGTTCGACGGCATCATCCAAGGCCGGTCAATCGAGGAGAATATCGCCATCTCCTCGCGTCGCCACTTCTCGCCCTTCGGCGTCTTGAACCCGAAGAAGGAAGCCTCGGTCGCCGAGCAGTTCATTGCCAAGCTTCGGGTGCGCACGCCCTCGCGCAAGCAGGACATCATCAATCTCTCCGGCGGCAACCAGCAGAAGGTCATCCTCGGCCGCTGGCTCTCCGAACAGGGCGTCAAGGTGCTCGTCATCGACGAGCCGACGCGCGGTATCGATGTCGGGGCCAAGTCGGAAATCTATGAGATCCTCTACGAACTCGCAGCCGGCGGCATGGCGATCGTCGTCATATCGAGCGAATTGCCCGAGGTCATGGGCATTTCCGATCGCATCATGGTCATGTGCCAGGGCCGCGTCGCCGCCAACGTGGCGCGCGCCGATTTCGACGAACGCAGCATTCTGACCGCGGCCCTGCCCGACAAGAACGCCGCCGGCACAATTTAA
- a CDS encoding SDR family oxidoreductase, translating into MPNRLSGKRVFITGAAQGIGQAIAEAYAAEDAHLFLVDRDETLLKETAAVLASKGTVLGYQAADITDASAIKAAVAKAEVQIGRINALVNNAGVNVFAEPLQTTDEEWQRCFDINLKGAWQCCRSVLPHMISEGGGVILNIASTHAFTIIPHTFPYPLAKHALLGMTKSLGIEYAAQNVRVNAIAPGYVSTQKVIDYWNSFPDPEKAKAETMKLHPGGRIATPQEIAMAAVFMISDECTFMNATCLTIDGGLSVMQHQ; encoded by the coding sequence ATGCCAAACCGCCTTTCCGGAAAACGGGTCTTCATCACGGGTGCCGCGCAGGGGATTGGACAGGCGATCGCCGAAGCATATGCTGCCGAGGATGCCCACCTCTTCCTGGTCGACCGCGATGAAACGCTGCTCAAAGAGACAGCCGCAGTGCTTGCATCAAAGGGCACGGTGCTTGGCTATCAGGCGGCCGACATCACCGATGCTTCGGCCATAAAGGCGGCCGTTGCCAAGGCGGAAGTGCAGATTGGCCGCATCAACGCCCTCGTCAACAATGCCGGTGTCAACGTCTTTGCCGAGCCTCTGCAGACGACAGACGAAGAATGGCAGCGCTGCTTCGACATCAATCTCAAGGGCGCATGGCAATGCTGCCGTTCGGTTCTGCCGCACATGATTTCGGAAGGCGGCGGGGTGATCCTCAACATTGCCTCGACGCACGCTTTCACCATCATTCCCCACACCTTCCCCTATCCGCTCGCCAAACATGCGCTGCTCGGCATGACCAAGTCTCTCGGCATCGAATATGCGGCCCAAAACGTGCGGGTGAACGCGATTGCGCCGGGCTATGTCTCGACCCAGAAGGTCATCGATTACTGGAACAGTTTCCCCGATCCGGAAAAGGCCAAGGCCGAAACGATGAAGCTGCATCCGGGCGGGCGCATCGCCACGCCGCAGGAAATCGCCATGGCGGCGGTCTTCATGATCTCGGACGAATGCACCTTCATGAATGCCACCTGCCTGACGATCGACGGCGGCTTGAGCGTCATGCAGCACCAGTAA
- a CDS encoding GntR family transcriptional regulator — MDETEKLQTHRRGSGVSTVYETLRNEIIELKLPPGSPIDEQQLSDRFALSRTPIREALVRLAAEGLITTLTNRATIVSNIDFLGLPEFFDALTLMYRVTTRLAAANHAEGDIAAILVQQKAFEAAVENRDVLGMISTNRDFHIAIAQAGRNRYYVELFTRLLDEGRRILRLYYSSFNDVLPRQYVGEHEEMIQAIINRDVTLADSLASAHAHQIVGQIRSYITADSRQNATLAL; from the coding sequence GTGGACGAGACCGAAAAACTGCAAACGCACAGGCGCGGCTCCGGTGTATCGACGGTCTATGAGACGCTTCGAAACGAGATCATCGAGCTGAAATTGCCGCCCGGCAGCCCGATCGACGAGCAGCAGCTGTCGGATCGTTTTGCGCTGTCGCGCACGCCGATCCGCGAAGCCCTGGTGCGGCTTGCCGCCGAAGGCCTGATCACCACGCTCACCAACCGCGCGACGATCGTCTCGAACATCGATTTCCTCGGCCTGCCGGAATTTTTCGATGCGCTGACGCTGATGTACCGCGTCACGACGCGGCTTGCGGCTGCCAATCACGCCGAAGGCGATATCGCCGCCATCCTTGTGCAGCAAAAGGCTTTTGAGGCAGCGGTCGAAAACCGCGATGTGCTCGGCATGATTTCGACCAATCGCGACTTCCATATCGCGATCGCCCAGGCCGGCCGGAACAGATATTACGTCGAGCTTTTCACCCGGCTGCTGGATGAAGGCCGCCGCATTCTAAGGCTCTACTATTCTTCCTTCAACGATGTGCTGCCGCGCCAATATGTCGGCGAGCACGAGGAGATGATCCAGGCGATCATCAATCGCGACGTGACGCTGGCCGACAGCCTGGCATCTGCTCATGCTCATCAGATCGTCGGCCAAATCCGCTCCTACATCACCGCCGATTCCCGCCAGAACGCGACGCTGGCGCTCTAG
- a CDS encoding amidase, whose protein sequence is MNGIEKSEISIPGGDAIALAARIRSGAFDCTEAMKAAISAARAKDALGAICHLDEDLGLANAAALDREYRDNPAMFSVRPFAGVPTLAKDLGGPFKGLPVRAGSRLFDGMLDPSADSDLADRFRQAGFSLFGLTTSPEVGLSLASEPMRGPVCRNPLDPSRTAGGSSGGAAATVAAGIVAIAHATDAGGSIRVPAACCGLIGLKPSRGAIPGGPGFGNHLGGIASELSICRSVRDAGAIFDALHGKPAGPYAEPALYGSEKSRLRIGLLTDTGSDFPTEAARQQAVGAAARSLEADGHEIVIVEWQRLEASVIASTVIFADIIAINLAWLVDRFHLDLSKAEPLTAAFAVRGARLAPTALWQSLSTMPHVSHDLWHLFDDIDCLLTPMLATAPLPIGSFPTDHQDTDLHLNRMARFAPLACLANISGFPALTLPFGSDADGMPLPAQLLAPMGREPLLLALALRLEAEQRWTHPHAIAGLAS, encoded by the coding sequence ATGAACGGGATTGAGAAAAGCGAGATCTCGATACCGGGCGGCGACGCGATTGCGCTCGCCGCCCGGATCAGGAGCGGTGCATTTGATTGCACCGAAGCGATGAAGGCTGCGATTTCCGCTGCGAGGGCGAAGGATGCGCTGGGCGCGATCTGTCATCTCGACGAAGACCTTGGCCTGGCGAATGCTGCCGCGCTTGATCGCGAGTATCGGGACAATCCCGCCATGTTCTCCGTCCGGCCGTTTGCCGGTGTGCCGACACTTGCCAAGGATCTCGGCGGCCCATTCAAGGGTCTTCCGGTTCGCGCCGGCTCACGGCTCTTCGACGGCATGCTCGATCCGTCAGCAGATTCCGATCTGGCGGACCGTTTTCGTCAGGCCGGTTTCAGCCTCTTCGGTCTCACGACCAGCCCGGAAGTCGGCCTCTCGCTCGCAAGCGAACCCATGCGCGGACCCGTTTGCCGCAATCCGCTCGATCCGTCCCGCACGGCGGGTGGCTCTTCCGGTGGTGCGGCTGCTACGGTCGCAGCCGGGATCGTGGCGATTGCCCATGCAACGGATGCCGGCGGTTCCATTCGCGTGCCCGCCGCCTGTTGCGGTCTAATCGGCCTGAAGCCCAGTCGCGGCGCCATTCCGGGTGGCCCGGGCTTCGGCAATCATCTTGGCGGCATTGCCAGCGAGCTGTCAATCTGCCGCTCGGTCCGCGATGCCGGCGCAATATTCGACGCGCTTCATGGAAAACCCGCCGGCCCTTACGCGGAGCCGGCGCTCTACGGGAGCGAAAAATCCCGCCTGCGCATCGGCCTGCTAACGGATACCGGCAGCGACTTTCCGACCGAGGCTGCACGGCAGCAAGCAGTAGGAGCTGCGGCCCGCAGCCTCGAGGCGGACGGACATGAGATCGTTATTGTGGAATGGCAGCGGCTTGAAGCAAGTGTCATCGCGAGTACCGTCATTTTCGCCGATATCATCGCAATCAATCTGGCATGGCTCGTCGATAGGTTCCATCTTGACCTCTCGAAGGCCGAACCTCTGACGGCAGCCTTTGCGGTGCGCGGGGCCAGACTTGCGCCGACTGCGCTCTGGCAGAGCCTCAGCACCATGCCGCATGTCAGCCATGACCTCTGGCACCTGTTCGACGATATCGACTGCCTGCTGACGCCGATGCTTGCGACAGCCCCTCTGCCGATCGGCTCCTTCCCGACCGATCATCAGGATACTGACCTGCATCTGAACCGCATGGCGCGCTTTGCGCCACTTGCCTGTCTTGCCAATATTTCCGGCTTTCCGGCGCTGACACTGCCTTTTGGAAGCGATGCGGACGGAATGCCGCTGCCTGCGCAATTGCTGGCACCGATGGGCCGGGAACCGCTACTGCTTGCCCTTGCCTTGCGGCTGGAAGCAGAGCAACGTTGGACCCACCCCCATGCCATTGCGGGACTTGCCTCATGA
- a CDS encoding FadR/GntR family transcriptional regulator: protein MSTRSGLLRTGSTSANPEQGRRTVREELLKKLIRQIVSGDIAEGSLLPNEAELSEVYGVSRTSLREAMQYLSALGMIRSRTRAGTSVLPRESWNYLDPMVLDATLEFSDDRSFYDSLLDARQLLEPAAAAQAAANATAKQLAQIAEAFEDMVAANARDNEAWSQADLEFHTAIINASGNWVFRQFATAIRAALLASFRLTNRASQSHDYAIARHQDVLDAIRMRRPDAARFAMEQLIGTARMELSDALRVGKPGKQE from the coding sequence ATGAGTACGCGATCGGGACTTCTGCGAACGGGAAGTACGTCAGCCAACCCGGAACAGGGACGGCGTACCGTGCGCGAGGAGCTGTTGAAGAAGCTCATCAGGCAGATCGTGTCAGGCGATATTGCCGAAGGCTCGCTGCTGCCGAACGAAGCCGAGCTTTCCGAAGTCTATGGGGTCAGCCGCACCAGCTTGCGGGAGGCGATGCAGTATCTGTCGGCTCTCGGCATGATCCGCTCCCGCACACGTGCCGGCACCAGTGTTTTGCCGCGCGAGAGCTGGAACTATCTCGATCCGATGGTCCTCGATGCAACGCTCGAATTCAGCGACGACCGCAGCTTTTACGATTCGCTCCTCGACGCCCGCCAACTGCTGGAGCCGGCAGCTGCCGCACAGGCGGCGGCGAACGCCACAGCCAAGCAGCTCGCCCAGATCGCCGAAGCGTTCGAGGACATGGTGGCCGCCAACGCCCGCGACAACGAGGCCTGGAGCCAGGCGGACCTCGAATTCCACACCGCCATCATCAATGCCAGCGGCAACTGGGTGTTCCGCCAGTTCGCGACCGCCATCCGCGCCGCCCTGCTCGCAAGCTTCCGCCTGACCAACCGGGCAAGCCAGAGCCATGACTACGCCATTGCCCGGCATCAGGATGTGCTTGATGCCATCCGCATGCGGCGGCCCGACGCGGCGCGTTTTGCCATGGAGCAGCTGATCGGCACGGCGCGGATGGAATTGAGCGACGCCCTCCGCGTCGGCAAGCCGGGCAAGCAGGAATAG
- a CDS encoding arabinose ABC transporter substrate-binding protein, producing MRFFKAAILAGAFAVLAAGSVLAEDVKIGFIVKQPEEPWFQDEWKFADQAAKEKGFTVVKIGAEDGEKVQSAIDNLGAQGAQGFIICTPDVKLGPGIVAKAAANQLKLMTVDDRLVGADGKPLEDVPHMGISATKIGEGVGQAIVDEMKKRGWDMKNVGAVRVSYDQLPTAVDRVEGAISVLKAAGFPAENIYDAPQAKTDTEAALNAATTVLNKHADVKYWVAFGLNDEAVLGAVRASESVGIPTDNMIGVGIGGAESAINEFKKPSATGFFGTVIISPKRHGYETALDMYDWIANGKEPAKVTLTSGSLALRGDYEKVRKDLGIE from the coding sequence ATGCGCTTCTTCAAAGCAGCCATCCTCGCTGGCGCCTTTGCCGTTCTGGCCGCCGGCTCCGTCTTGGCGGAGGATGTCAAGATCGGTTTCATCGTGAAGCAGCCGGAAGAGCCCTGGTTCCAGGACGAATGGAAGTTCGCCGACCAGGCCGCCAAGGAAAAGGGTTTCACCGTCGTCAAGATCGGCGCCGAGGACGGCGAGAAGGTCCAGTCGGCGATCGACAACCTCGGTGCGCAGGGTGCGCAAGGCTTCATCATCTGCACGCCTGACGTCAAGCTTGGCCCCGGTATCGTCGCTAAGGCAGCCGCCAACCAGCTCAAGCTGATGACCGTCGATGATCGCCTGGTCGGCGCCGATGGCAAACCGCTCGAAGACGTGCCGCATATGGGCATTTCCGCGACCAAGATTGGCGAAGGCGTCGGTCAGGCGATCGTCGATGAGATGAAGAAGCGCGGCTGGGACATGAAGAATGTCGGCGCGGTCCGCGTTTCCTATGATCAGCTTCCGACCGCCGTCGACCGCGTCGAAGGCGCAATCTCGGTTCTGAAGGCTGCCGGCTTCCCGGCCGAAAACATCTATGACGCGCCGCAGGCAAAGACCGATACGGAAGCCGCGCTCAATGCCGCGACGACCGTTCTCAACAAGCATGCCGACGTGAAATATTGGGTCGCCTTCGGCCTCAACGACGAGGCCGTGCTCGGCGCCGTGCGTGCCTCTGAATCGGTCGGCATCCCCACCGACAACATGATCGGCGTCGGCATCGGTGGCGCAGAATCGGCGATCAACGAGTTCAAGAAGCCGTCTGCGACCGGCTTCTTCGGCACGGTCATCATCTCGCCGAAGCGTCACGGTTATGAAACCGCGCTCGACATGTATGACTGGATCGCCAACGGCAAGGAGCCGGCAAAAGTGACGCTGACCTCGGGTTCGCTGGCGCTGCGCGGCGACTATGAAAAGGTTCGCAAGGACCTCGGCATCGAATAA
- a CDS encoding BMP family protein produces MKNQIIMSRRTVLASGMALGATAFAPRLRAQEKLKVAGIHASPVENAWNSCLHKALQDAASEGVIDYVFSEGVSGTDYPRAMREYAEQGSALIVGEAYAVEREARQVAADYPKTAFMLGSSGEASGDNFGVFGTWNHDGAYLAGMLAGKMTKSGIVGSVGALPIPEVNMLMNAFAAGVKEVRPDAKHLVAFIGTFFDPPKAREAGLAQIDAGADILFGERIGTADAAKERGIKSVGSLIDYTPRYPDTVFANAIWGFRPILNAAIADVKAGKPTGNNYTRFGLMKEGGSDIVYVKGVAPADAEAAMEAKRAAIKSGAFEVPIMPEEPK; encoded by the coding sequence ATGAAAAATCAGATCATTATGTCTCGCCGCACGGTGCTTGCCTCCGGCATGGCACTCGGTGCAACCGCCTTTGCGCCCAGGCTCCGGGCACAGGAAAAACTGAAGGTTGCAGGCATTCACGCCTCGCCGGTGGAAAATGCCTGGAATTCCTGTCTGCACAAGGCGCTGCAGGACGCCGCTTCGGAAGGCGTGATCGACTATGTCTTCTCCGAAGGGGTCTCGGGCACCGACTATCCGCGTGCGATGCGCGAATATGCCGAACAGGGCTCAGCCCTCATCGTCGGCGAGGCCTATGCCGTCGAGCGCGAGGCTCGTCAGGTTGCTGCCGACTATCCGAAAACCGCCTTCATGCTGGGTTCGAGCGGCGAAGCGTCAGGCGACAATTTCGGCGTCTTCGGCACCTGGAACCATGACGGCGCCTATCTCGCCGGCATGCTGGCCGGCAAGATGACGAAGTCGGGCATCGTCGGATCTGTCGGCGCGCTGCCGATCCCCGAGGTCAACATGCTGATGAATGCCTTTGCTGCCGGCGTGAAGGAAGTCCGCCCGGATGCCAAGCATCTCGTCGCCTTCATCGGCACCTTCTTCGATCCGCCGAAGGCGCGCGAAGCGGGTCTTGCCCAGATCGATGCCGGCGCCGACATCCTGTTCGGCGAGCGTATCGGCACGGCAGACGCTGCCAAGGAGCGCGGCATCAAGTCCGTCGGTTCGCTGATCGACTATACGCCGCGTTATCCCGACACCGTCTTTGCCAATGCGATCTGGGGTTTCCGCCCGATCCTCAATGCGGCGATCGCCGATGTGAAGGCCGGCAAGCCGACCGGCAACAATTACACGCGCTTCGGTCTGATGAAGGAAGGCGGCAGCGATATCGTCTACGTCAAGGGCGTCGCACCGGCGGACGCCGAAGCGGCGATGGAAGCCAAACGCGCCGCCATCAAGTCCGGCGCCTTCGAGGTTCCGATCATGCCCGAGGAGCCGAAGTAA
- a CDS encoding aldose 1-epimerase: MTIIDLQDGALSARVSTTGGVLLDFSWRRDGREIPLLRSSGDDADALSSACYPLVPFGNRVRSNRFRFEGRDYSLQPNTSWDPHYLHGDGWLAEWTLLSKSATGVEIGLRHRADGTPYNYEAKQSFTLSGEGLKLHMSVENSGEAALPFGLGWHPFFPLTEGTTLLAEAQRFWTETEGWLPGEPAEIPADLDFSQPAPLPQRWINNGFEGWSGKARITWPEACTALDLTTDPIFRNAVIFLSDERFDPGFRRDYFCFEPMSHLANGHNLPGLGDLKVLQPGESMEGAIRLQPQAIS, encoded by the coding sequence ATGACGATCATCGATTTGCAGGACGGTGCACTATCGGCCCGTGTCTCGACGACCGGCGGTGTGCTCCTTGATTTCTCCTGGAGGCGCGATGGCCGGGAAATTCCGCTTCTGAGATCGTCAGGCGATGATGCCGATGCACTGTCGTCGGCCTGCTATCCGCTCGTGCCCTTTGGCAATCGCGTGAGGAGCAATCGCTTCCGTTTCGAAGGACGCGACTACAGCCTGCAGCCGAACACGTCCTGGGACCCACACTACCTCCACGGAGATGGCTGGCTCGCGGAATGGACGCTTCTTTCCAAGAGCGCCACAGGCGTTGAGATCGGTCTCCGCCACCGGGCGGACGGCACGCCCTATAATTATGAGGCGAAGCAGAGCTTCACATTGTCGGGCGAGGGGCTGAAGCTGCATATGAGCGTGGAGAATAGCGGTGAGGCGGCCCTGCCCTTCGGGCTCGGCTGGCATCCGTTCTTTCCGCTGACGGAAGGCACGACACTTCTTGCCGAGGCACAGCGCTTCTGGACTGAGACGGAGGGCTGGCTGCCGGGCGAACCGGCCGAGATCCCTGCCGATCTCGATTTCTCGCAGCCCGCGCCCCTCCCGCAGCGCTGGATCAATAACGGCTTCGAGGGCTGGAGCGGCAAGGCACGCATTACCTGGCCCGAGGCCTGCACAGCGCTTGATCTGACGACAGACCCGATCTTCCGCAATGCGGTCATCTTCCTGTCGGACGAGCGCTTCGACCCCGGATTCCGCCGCGACTATTTCTGCTTCGAACCGATGTCCCATCTCGCCAACGGGCATAATCTTCCCGGGCTTGGCGATCTCAAGGTCTTGCAGCCGGGCGAAAGCATGGAAGGCGCGATCCGCCTGCAGCCGCAGGCCATATCCTGA
- the araH gene encoding L-arabinose ABC transporter permease AraH — MNALKKVLLGEQGLVVIFAIAFVIVSLTVPSFLTERNMLGLLQSVVTIGIVACTMMFCLASRDFDLSVGSTVAFSGMIAVMVSNSTGSIPLGLLAALICGSIVGVVNGVVIARFRINALITTLATMQIVRGLALIASDGRAVGINDPAFYQLALSRFLTVPTPIWIMILLFIVFGFVLNRTVFGKNTLAIGGNPEASRLAGVNVVTMRIWIFALQGLVCAIAGILLASRITSGQPNAATGLELSVISACVLGGVSLAGGRAAMTGVIVGVLIMGIAENVMNLLNIQAFYQYVVRGLILLIAVLLDNMRSSAAGRGSRT, encoded by the coding sequence ATGAACGCGTTGAAAAAAGTCCTTCTCGGCGAACAGGGTCTGGTGGTGATCTTCGCGATCGCCTTCGTGATCGTCTCGCTGACCGTGCCGAGCTTCCTGACCGAACGCAACATGCTGGGCCTCCTGCAGTCGGTGGTGACGATCGGCATCGTCGCCTGCACCATGATGTTCTGCCTTGCCTCGCGCGACTTCGACCTCTCGGTAGGCTCTACTGTCGCCTTTTCCGGCATGATTGCCGTCATGGTATCGAACTCGACCGGCTCCATTCCTCTTGGCCTGCTGGCAGCCCTGATCTGCGGCAGCATCGTCGGCGTCGTCAATGGCGTGGTCATCGCCCGCTTCCGCATCAATGCGCTGATTACGACGCTCGCAACCATGCAGATCGTCCGCGGCCTGGCATTGATCGCCTCTGATGGCCGTGCCGTCGGCATCAACGATCCAGCCTTCTATCAGCTGGCGCTTTCGCGTTTCCTGACGGTGCCGACGCCGATCTGGATCATGATCCTGCTCTTCATCGTCTTCGGCTTCGTGCTGAACCGCACCGTCTTCGGCAAGAACACGCTGGCGATCGGCGGCAATCCGGAGGCTTCGCGCCTTGCCGGCGTCAATGTCGTCACGATGCGCATTTGGATCTTCGCGTTACAGGGCCTCGTCTGCGCCATCGCCGGTATTCTGCTCGCCTCGCGCATCACGTCCGGCCAGCCGAATGCGGCGACGGGCCTTGAATTGTCCGTCATCTCGGCCTGCGTGCTCGGCGGCGTGTCGCTTGCCGGTGGCCGCGCGGCGATGACCGGCGTGATCGTCGGCGTGCTGATCATGGGCATTGCCGAAAACGTCATGAACCTGCTCAACATCCAGGCCTTCTATCAATATGTCGTGCGCGGTCTTATTCTTCTGATCGCCGTCCTGCTCGACAATATGCGCTCGTCGGCCGCCGGGCGCGGCAGCCGCACATGA